One window from the genome of Bacteroidota bacterium encodes:
- the mfd gene encoding transcription-repair coupling factor → MDDIVFSQTKPLKIAAQNLNGAAVGVGISAAWLRNPEKTFLIVADDWEQAAYLHTDVSSLIENREILLLLESFSKSFIPAQTDNSNVLKRAEVLSRLNKKPHGQVIITYPQAVLEKVIGNATFEKNTFEVKVGDPFDLDFLMEMLSEHDFDRVDFVYEPGQFAIRGGIIDVFSFANDLPYRVELDGNLVESIRLFEPENQLSVKKVVHTTIVPNIQSEVIAKEKTSLFSYLPDDVVVWLHDGTFATGVMEEGLGKAAKYLGENNDSTPIAELYETTNEWLGQVEKRTVVEYGKRTFFKPQKTIEFKTSPQPLFHKNFTLLIENLKDNQGKGYQNIIFSDNPRQVERLHTIFEDLDKEVKFEPVYHGISEGFIDHDLKIACYTEHQLFDRYYKYKGRRTYSSTKALTLKELRELSPGDFVTHIDHGIGKFAGLEKIEMNGVMSEAVRLVYRDNDLLYVHINSLHKITKYVGKDGTEPRMNKLGSDAWDKLKKSTKKKVKDIARDLIKLYAARKAQTGFAFSPDSYLQVELEASFLYEDTPDQSKATEDVKADMELQHPMDRLVCGDVGFGKTEVAIRAAFKAVADSKQVAVLVPTTILAYQHYKTFKSRLEGFPCNIDYINRFRSAKEKKEILTKLKEGKIDILIGTHALVGKEIKFKDLGLLIIDEEQKFGVAVKEKLKQFRVNVDTLTLTATPIPRTLHFSLMGARDLSVINTPPPNRQPVRTELHVFNQELMQEAVANEIARGGQVFFIHNRVKDIYDFAAMIERLVPGARAAVAHGQMEGHQLEDIMIKFVEGDYDVLVATTIIESGLDIPNANTIIINNAHMHGLSDLHQMRGRVGRSNKKAYCYLFSPPLSTLTQEARKRLSAIEQFSDLGSGFNVAMRDLDIRGAGNLLGGEQSGFIAEIGFEMYHKILDEALQELKDEEFKELFKDETPKPRTNEVQVDVDAEILIPDHYVRNIQERLSLYNELAQIGDEDKLLKFRDELIDRFGPMPKELKGLFDSMRMKWKARDLGFERVNLHNKTLTCYFPANQSSPYYQSELFGNILKYVAAHPVKCSMKQTPKNLTMILKNITGVLDAIRELDELRESVIHLN, encoded by the coding sequence CTGGATGATATTGTTTTTTCTCAAACAAAACCCCTTAAAATAGCTGCGCAAAATCTTAACGGAGCCGCAGTAGGGGTGGGCATTTCAGCAGCTTGGCTGCGCAATCCTGAAAAAACGTTTTTAATAGTAGCCGACGATTGGGAACAGGCGGCCTACCTGCACACTGATGTGAGCAGCCTGATAGAAAACCGCGAGATTTTGCTGCTGCTCGAAAGCTTTAGCAAGAGTTTCATTCCGGCGCAAACCGATAACAGCAATGTGCTGAAACGTGCAGAGGTATTGAGTCGCTTGAATAAGAAGCCGCACGGGCAGGTGATTATTACCTATCCGCAAGCAGTGCTTGAGAAGGTGATAGGCAATGCTACGTTTGAAAAGAACACCTTTGAGGTGAAAGTGGGCGACCCTTTTGACCTTGACTTTTTAATGGAGATGTTGAGTGAACACGATTTTGACCGTGTTGACTTTGTGTACGAACCGGGTCAGTTTGCCATTCGCGGGGGGATTATCGATGTGTTTTCATTTGCCAACGATTTACCCTACCGTGTAGAATTGGACGGCAACTTGGTAGAGTCTATCCGCTTGTTTGAGCCTGAGAACCAGCTATCAGTAAAAAAAGTGGTGCATACCACCATTGTTCCCAACATACAAAGCGAAGTTATTGCCAAAGAAAAAACCAGTTTGTTTAGTTACCTGCCCGATGATGTGGTGGTGTGGCTGCACGACGGCACCTTTGCAACCGGAGTGATGGAAGAGGGGTTGGGTAAAGCGGCCAAATATTTGGGCGAAAATAACGACTCTACACCCATTGCCGAGTTGTACGAAACCACTAACGAGTGGCTGGGACAGGTTGAAAAACGTACGGTGGTGGAATACGGGAAACGCACGTTTTTTAAACCTCAAAAAACCATTGAGTTTAAAACCTCGCCGCAACCGCTGTTTCATAAGAACTTTACCCTGCTGATTGAGAACCTTAAAGACAATCAGGGAAAGGGCTACCAAAATATTATATTTTCTGATAATCCCCGACAGGTAGAGCGTTTGCATACCATTTTTGAGGATTTGGATAAAGAAGTAAAGTTTGAGCCTGTGTATCATGGTATCAGCGAGGGTTTTATAGACCACGATCTGAAAATTGCCTGCTATACTGAGCATCAGCTTTTTGACCGCTATTATAAATACAAAGGCCGTCGTACGTATTCATCTACCAAAGCCCTTACTTTAAAAGAACTGCGGGAACTTTCGCCCGGTGATTTTGTAACTCACATCGACCACGGTATCGGAAAGTTTGCAGGGCTTGAAAAGATTGAGATGAACGGAGTGATGAGTGAAGCCGTGCGTTTGGTGTACCGTGATAACGATTTACTCTACGTACACATTAACTCGCTGCACAAAATAACCAAATACGTAGGCAAAGACGGTACCGAGCCGCGCATGAACAAACTGGGCAGCGATGCGTGGGACAAGCTGAAAAAATCGACCAAAAAGAAGGTAAAAGACATTGCCCGCGATTTGATAAAGCTGTATGCTGCCCGCAAGGCGCAAACAGGTTTTGCATTCAGTCCCGATTCGTATTTGCAAGTAGAGTTGGAGGCTTCGTTTTTGTACGAAGATACCCCCGACCAAAGCAAAGCAACTGAGGATGTTAAGGCAGACATGGAACTGCAACACCCGATGGACAGGCTGGTGTGCGGTGATGTGGGTTTTGGTAAAACAGAGGTCGCCATCCGTGCTGCCTTCAAAGCCGTGGCTGATAGCAAGCAAGTGGCCGTGTTGGTGCCCACAACTATTTTGGCCTATCAGCATTATAAAACATTTAAAAGCCGTTTAGAGGGTTTCCCCTGTAATATTGATTATATCAACCGTTTCCGAAGTGCCAAAGAGAAAAAAGAAATTCTTACCAAACTTAAAGAAGGAAAAATTGACATTCTTATTGGTACGCACGCATTGGTAGGCAAAGAAATTAAATTTAAAGACCTTGGTCTGCTAATTATTGACGAGGAACAAAAATTTGGGGTGGCTGTCAAAGAAAAACTGAAGCAATTCCGTGTAAACGTGGATACGCTAACCCTTACGGCAACCCCCATACCGCGCACCCTGCATTTCTCGCTGATGGGCGCAAGGGATTTATCGGTGATAAACACCCCACCGCCCAACCGTCAGCCCGTGCGCACTGAGTTGCACGTATTCAATCAGGAGTTGATGCAAGAAGCCGTTGCCAATGAAATAGCACGCGGCGGTCAGGTGTTTTTCATCCATAACCGGGTGAAAGATATTTATGATTTTGCTGCCATGATTGAACGATTGGTTCCCGGTGCTCGTGCGGCAGTTGCCCACGGACAAATGGAAGGGCACCAGCTGGAAGATATTATGATAAAGTTTGTGGAGGGGGATTATGATGTGCTGGTGGCTACTACAATTATCGAAAGCGGTTTGGACATACCCAATGCCAACACCATTATTATAAATAATGCCCACATGCACGGTCTTAGCGATTTGCACCAGATGCGTGGAAGGGTAGGACGTAGCAACAAAAAGGCATATTGTTATTTATTCTCGCCGCCGTTGAGTACGCTTACACAAGAAGCCCGCAAACGGTTAAGCGCCATTGAGCAGTTCAGTGATTTGGGTAGTGGGTTCAATGTGGCGATGCGCGATTTGGACATCCGCGGGGCGGGTAACCTGCTGGGTGGTGAACAAAGCGGGTTTATTGCAGAGATTGGCTTTGAGATGTATCACAAGATACTGGACGAAGCTCTGCAAGAACTTAAAGACGAAGAGTTTAAAGAACTGTTTAAGGACGAAACGCCAAAACCCCGTACCAATGAGGTGCAGGTGGACGTGGACGCTGAAATTCTGATACCCGACCACTATGTGCGCAACATACAGGAGCGACTTTCGCTGTACAACGAACTAGCACAGATAGGCGATGAGGATAAACTATTAAAGTTCAGGGATGAACTGATTGACCGCTTTGGCCCGATGCCCAAAGAACTGAAAGGTTTGTTTGACAGTATGCGGATGAAGTGGAAAGCCCGCGATTTGGGTTTTGAGCGGGTAAATCTGCACAACAAAACGCTTACCTGTTATTTCCCTGCCAACCAAAGTAGCCCATACTACCAAAGTGAGTTGTTTGGCAACATATTAAAATACGTAGCCGCACACCCTGTAAAATGCAGCATGAAGCAAACACCCAAAAACCTCACCATGATACTTAAAAACATAACCGGCGTTTTAGATGCTATCAGAGAGTTGGATGAGTTGAGGGAGAGTGTTATCCATCTTAATTAA
- a CDS encoding GIY-YIG nuclease family protein: MKTGFVYIMSNHTRTTLYIGVTADLKKRIAEHKSGVGSKFTSRYKCYFLVYYEQLPTIEAAILRETQMKRWNRAWKDELIQSVNPNLQDLWDEL; encoded by the coding sequence ATGAAAACCGGATTTGTGTATATAATGTCGAACCACACGAGAACGACCTTATACATTGGAGTTACTGCTGATTTGAAAAAGCGGATAGCTGAACATAAAAGCGGTGTAGGCTCAAAGTTCACATCCAGATACAAGTGTTATTTTTTGGTCTATTACGAGCAGCTTCCTACAATCGAGGCAGCAATTCTGCGTGAAACACAAATGAAGCGTTGGAATAGGGCATGGAAGGATGAACTTATTCAAAGTGTTAACCCTAATTTACAAGACCTATGGGATGAGCTTTGA
- a CDS encoding efflux RND transporter periplasmic adaptor subunit: MRHTQALLVAITNILLLTLATSCGSSDGKNAPGAAGAKRPPTAINAFIARTQNITSTVNASGTLLANEEVEIRPELQLRVVNLYFEEGSNVTKGQLLVKLDDADIVAQLKKAQAQQALTQKNVDRLAELLKINGVSKQEYDAAQTQQKSYDADIEALKNQLRKTEIRAPFSGQIGLRNISEGAYVTPQTLIATLQQLSTLKIDFAIPEKYAQSIKNNSRLQFIIDGFKDTFDATVFAIEPKIDVATRNIKVRARTQNTSGKLLPGMFANVSLGIASHQNAVMVPTQAIMPIARGKQVIVVKAGKATYVPVETGLRDADLVEITSGIQVGDTVVTTGLMQLKPNGDVKVAKIVK, from the coding sequence ATGAGGCACACACAGGCTCTACTAGTGGCCATAACCAATATACTACTACTAACATTAGCAACAAGTTGCGGAAGCAGCGACGGCAAAAATGCCCCCGGGGCAGCAGGAGCCAAACGTCCGCCAACTGCAATAAATGCATTTATTGCCCGCACCCAAAACATCACAAGCACAGTAAACGCATCGGGAACCTTGCTTGCAAACGAGGAAGTTGAAATACGTCCTGAACTGCAATTGCGCGTAGTGAACCTTTATTTTGAAGAAGGTTCTAACGTAACCAAAGGGCAACTTTTGGTGAAATTGGATGATGCGGATATTGTGGCGCAACTGAAAAAAGCACAGGCACAACAAGCACTTACCCAGAAAAATGTAGACAGGCTGGCGGAGTTGCTAAAGATTAACGGGGTGAGCAAACAAGAATACGATGCTGCACAAACCCAACAAAAAAGCTACGACGCCGATATCGAAGCATTAAAGAACCAGTTGCGTAAAACAGAAATACGCGCCCCCTTTAGCGGGCAGATTGGTTTGCGTAACATTAGCGAAGGGGCTTATGTAACCCCGCAAACACTTATTGCCACATTGCAGCAACTAAGTACGCTAAAAATTGATTTTGCAATCCCTGAAAAGTATGCCCAATCAATAAAAAACAACAGCCGTTTACAGTTTATCATCGATGGTTTTAAAGATACGTTTGATGCAACGGTATTTGCCATAGAACCCAAAATTGATGTGGCCACCCGCAACATTAAAGTGCGCGCCCGCACCCAAAACACAAGTGGTAAGTTATTGCCCGGTATGTTTGCCAACGTAAGCCTGGGCATTGCAAGCCACCAAAATGCGGTAATGGTACCTACCCAAGCCATTATGCCGATAGCAAGGGGCAAACAGGTAATTGTGGTAAAAGCCGGTAAAGCAACCTATGTACCCGTAGAAACAGGCCTGCGCGATGCTGACCTGGTGGAAATTACAAGCGGCATACAAGTGGGTGATACCGTTGTTACTACAGGGCTAATGCAATTGAAACCCAACGGTGATGTAAAAGTGGCCAAAATTGTAAAATAA
- a CDS encoding MMPL family transporter: MSLSSLSLKRPILATVMSIIIVLFGLIGFNFLGVREYPSVDPPIITVRTAYTGANADVIESQITEPLEKAINGIEGIRTISSSSNQGSSVISVEFDLNSDLEAAANDVRDKVSQAQRQLPEDIDAPPIVSKADANSDAIISMTVKSDTRNQLEVCDYATNVLQERLQTIPGVSGIQIWGEKKYAMRIWFDPMKLAAKQLSLNDIQSALNRENIELPSGKIAGNATELTVKTSGLLVTEEDFNNLIIKTDANSIVRLRDVGRAVLGPENEETILKESGVPMVALAIIPQPGSNQVAIADEFYKRFEQLKKEIPEDIEVGIVLDTTKFVKRSIAEVEETLLIAILLVVIIIYLFFRNWLIAIRPLIDIPVSLLGAFFIMYIFGFSINVLTLLGIVLATGLVVDDGIVVTENIYKKLEAGLSPREAAKEGSEEIFFAVISTSITLAVVFLPIIFIQGFVGRLFQEFGIVVAGAVLISAFVSLTLTPVLSVKLAGKPGYQSWFYRKTEPFFRAMDNGYRRALGSFMRVKWVSFAIIAACFGLIIFLNKSLPEELAPLEDRGWLRITTSTPEGTSYDYMDGYMDRISRFVEDSVPEKQIMLSVTAPGFAGSGAPNTGFGRIVIGDKDTRERSQQQIADYLTKNMVRFNDGRVFVVQDQTISSGGGPRGGLPVQFVLQNSSFDKIKTNLPKFMDEVSKSPVFGGMVDVNLKFNRPELGITINRNKAAELGISVADIAQTLQLALSGRRMGYFIMNGKQYQVMGQVERDNRDDPLDMKSFYVRSNTGQLVQLDNLVTVEEQSNPPQLYHYNRYKSATVSAGLAAGKTVGDGIKEMERIADKVLDETFSTSLTGPSRDFKESSSNTLFAFLLALLLVYLILAAQFESFKDPLIIMITVPLALAGALLSLWVFGQTINIFSQIGIIMLIGLVTKNGILIVEFANQLREHNPELSRFEAALQAATMRLRPILMTSLATALGALPIALALGAGAQSRVPLGIVIIGGVMFSLVLTLFVIPVIYTLSARRFLQFIGLKRKAVTTTLLLLICGGLFAQTPMTINEAVEVALKNNYDILLSKTADQATQLNNNAGNAGMLPNVTLNVSENLSNNNINQKFSNGLEVQSNGVGSTNLNANVALDWTLFDGMKMFATKSRLEELQKQTGFNLKEQIQQTVAQVMSEYYGLVGQKMQIKTTEIALDLVKKRQEIIAAKYAVGVVSAFEVNQVNIDKNTFSANLLMQQNNLANLKMGFNILLGRDAGVAFDVTETIDNDTTLNFPPVDGSLASKNFSLLSAQRNINISQLQYREIGSQRLPLVRLTSSYGYTRQTSQAGFSLLNQSNGLNAGITASVPLFRSNSIRNQLRTADLQIKSSTLLFEKLQSTVNSAYRQAYNDYQTYKTIAGMEKANAQLAFDNYKIAEGRLQQGLSSLLEVKEAERNWQDAQNRDINAQYNLKLAEIELKKLSGQLVGSN; the protein is encoded by the coding sequence ATGAGTTTATCATCACTGAGTTTAAAAAGGCCCATACTTGCCACAGTAATGTCTATCATTATTGTGCTGTTCGGGTTGATAGGATTTAATTTTTTGGGGGTGAGGGAATATCCCTCGGTCGACCCTCCCATTATAACCGTCCGTACTGCTTATACCGGTGCTAATGCCGATGTAATCGAGTCACAAATTACCGAGCCGCTTGAAAAAGCAATTAACGGTATCGAAGGTATACGCACCATTTCGTCGTCAAGCAACCAAGGTTCCAGCGTTATTTCGGTAGAGTTTGATTTGAACTCAGACTTAGAAGCTGCTGCCAACGATGTGCGTGATAAAGTATCGCAAGCACAACGTCAATTGCCCGAAGATATTGATGCTCCGCCCATTGTATCAAAAGCCGATGCAAACAGCGATGCAATCATATCCATGACGGTAAAAAGCGATACCCGCAACCAATTGGAAGTGTGCGACTATGCCACCAACGTGTTGCAAGAGCGCTTGCAAACCATACCCGGTGTGAGTGGAATACAGATTTGGGGTGAAAAGAAATATGCCATGCGTATTTGGTTCGACCCGATGAAATTGGCGGCCAAACAACTTTCGCTAAACGATATTCAGTCAGCCTTAAACCGCGAGAATATCGAGCTTCCATCCGGTAAAATTGCAGGTAACGCCACTGAACTAACTGTTAAAACATCAGGCCTGTTAGTTACCGAAGAGGATTTTAACAACCTTATTATTAAAACCGATGCCAACAGTATCGTGCGTTTGCGCGATGTAGGCCGTGCGGTACTTGGCCCTGAAAACGAAGAAACGATTTTGAAAGAATCGGGGGTACCGATGGTGGCCTTGGCTATCATCCCCCAGCCCGGCTCTAATCAGGTGGCTATTGCGGATGAGTTTTACAAACGCTTTGAGCAACTGAAAAAAGAAATACCCGAAGACATTGAGGTGGGTATTGTATTGGATACCACCAAATTTGTAAAACGTTCTATTGCTGAGGTAGAGGAAACCCTGCTGATTGCCATACTGCTGGTAGTAATTATTATCTATCTGTTTTTCCGTAACTGGCTGATAGCCATCCGCCCGTTGATTGATATTCCCGTATCACTATTGGGGGCATTCTTTATCATGTACATTTTCGGGTTCTCCATCAACGTGTTAACCCTATTAGGTATCGTACTTGCAACGGGCTTGGTGGTAGACGACGGTATAGTTGTAACCGAGAACATTTACAAAAAACTAGAAGCCGGACTTAGTCCCCGCGAAGCAGCCAAAGAAGGCTCTGAAGAAATTTTCTTTGCGGTAATATCTACCTCAATCACCCTTGCTGTTGTATTCCTTCCCATCATATTTATCCAAGGTTTTGTAGGCCGTTTGTTCCAAGAGTTTGGAATTGTGGTAGCGGGGGCGGTACTTATTTCAGCCTTTGTTTCACTTACGTTAACTCCGGTGCTAAGTGTGAAACTGGCCGGAAAACCCGGCTACCAATCGTGGTTCTACCGTAAAACAGAGCCTTTTTTCCGTGCAATGGACAATGGCTATCGTCGTGCCCTCGGCTCATTTATGAGAGTAAAGTGGGTTTCGTTTGCCATCATCGCTGCCTGTTTCGGACTTATCATCTTCTTAAACAAATCATTACCCGAAGAATTAGCCCCACTGGAAGACAGAGGCTGGTTGCGTATCACTACGTCAACCCCTGAGGGTACATCATACGATTACATGGACGGCTACATGGATAGGATTAGCCGTTTTGTGGAAGATTCTGTTCCTGAAAAGCAAATCATGCTTTCGGTAACTGCCCCCGGCTTTGCGGGTTCAGGTGCACCCAATACAGGCTTTGGCCGTATCGTAATTGGAGACAAAGACACTCGCGAACGCAGCCAGCAACAAATTGCCGATTACCTTACTAAAAACATGGTGCGTTTTAACGACGGACGTGTGTTTGTAGTTCAAGATCAAACCATCTCATCGGGTGGAGGCCCACGTGGCGGTTTGCCCGTGCAGTTTGTGCTCCAAAATTCAAGCTTTGATAAGATAAAAACCAATCTGCCCAAGTTTATGGACGAGGTTTCTAAAAGCCCTGTTTTTGGAGGTATGGTAGATGTGAACCTTAAATTTAACCGCCCTGAATTGGGTATCACCATTAACCGTAATAAAGCAGCAGAATTGGGTATATCGGTAGCCGATATTGCCCAAACCCTGCAACTGGCGCTTAGCGGTCGCCGTATGGGGTACTTTATTATGAACGGCAAGCAGTATCAGGTAATGGGGCAGGTAGAACGCGATAACCGCGATGACCCCTTGGATATGAAGAGCTTTTATGTGCGCAGTAATACCGGACAACTGGTACAATTAGACAACCTTGTAACGGTAGAAGAGCAAAGTAATCCTCCCCAATTATACCATTACAACCGTTACAAATCAGCCACGGTTTCGGCAGGTTTGGCAGCCGGAAAAACAGTGGGCGACGGCATCAAAGAAATGGAACGTATTGCTGATAAAGTGTTGGATGAAACGTTCAGTACATCGCTTACAGGCCCATCACGAGATTTTAAAGAAAGTTCAAGCAATACTTTGTTTGCCTTCTTATTAGCGTTGTTGCTGGTATATTTGATTTTGGCCGCACAGTTTGAGAGCTTTAAAGACCCGCTTATTATTATGATTACTGTACCCTTAGCGTTGGCCGGAGCCCTACTGTCGTTGTGGGTTTTCGGACAAACCATCAACATCTTTAGCCAGATAGGTATTATTATGCTGATAGGTTTGGTAACTAAAAACGGTATTCTGATTGTGGAGTTCGCCAACCAGTTGCGCGAACACAACCCCGAACTTTCAAGGTTTGAAGCCGCCCTGCAAGCAGCCACTATGCGTTTACGTCCCATTTTGATGACCAGTTTGGCTACCGCTTTAGGGGCGTTACCCATTGCCCTTGCTTTGGGGGCAGGCGCACAAAGTCGTGTTCCTTTGGGTATTGTTATTATTGGCGGTGTAATGTTCTCGCTGGTACTTACGTTGTTTGTTATCCCTGTTATTTACACCCTTTCGGCAAGACGTTTCCTTCAGTTTATCGGATTAAAAAGAAAGGCTGTTACAACTACGTTGTTACTATTGATTTGCGGCGGACTTTTCGCTCAAACTCCGATGACCATTAACGAGGCGGTTGAAGTTGCCTTGAAAAACAATTACGACATTCTTTTATCTAAAACTGCCGACCAAGCAACGCAACTGAACAACAATGCAGGCAACGCAGGGATGTTACCCAATGTAACGCTGAACGTGAGCGAGAATTTATCGAACAATAACATCAATCAAAAATTTTCAAACGGTTTGGAGGTGCAAAGTAACGGGGTAGGTTCTACCAACCTGAATGCAAACGTAGCGCTGGACTGGACGTTGTTTGACGGGATGAAAATGTTTGCCACTAAAAGCCGCTTGGAAGAGTTGCAAAAGCAAACCGGTTTTAATCTTAAAGAACAAATACAACAAACCGTAGCCCAAGTGATGAGTGAGTACTACGGACTTGTGGGGCAAAAGATGCAGATTAAAACCACTGAAATTGCCTTGGATTTGGTTAAAAAACGTCAGGAGATTATAGCCGCTAAGTATGCTGTGGGTGTGGTTTCAGCGTTTGAGGTGAATCAGGTGAACATTGATAAAAATACATTTTCGGCCAATTTGTTGATGCAGCAAAACAACCTTGCTAATCTTAAAATGGGCTTCAATATTTTGTTGGGTCGTGATGCCGGAGTAGCTTTTGACGTTACTGAAACGATTGATAACGATACTACGTTGAATTTCCCGCCGGTGGATGGAAGTCTTGCCAGCAAAAACTTCTCGCTGCTTTCAGCACAACGGAATATCAACATTAGTCAACTGCAATACCGCGAGATTGGTTCGCAACGGTTGCCGTTGGTTCGCTTAACTTCCAGCTACGGATACACCCGTCAAACCAGTCAGGCAGGTTTTTCGCTGCTCAACCAAAGCAACGGTCTAAATGCAGGTATCACGGCCAGTGTACCGTTGTTTAGAAGCAACTCTATCCGCAACCAACTGCGCACGGCTGATTTGCAAATTAAAAGCAGTACCCTGTTGTTTGAAAAGCTGCAAAGCACTGTGAATAGTGCCTACCGACAAGCCTACAACGACTACCAAACCTACAAAACCATTGCAGGTATGGAAAAAGCCAACGCTCAACTGGCTTTTGATAATTACAAAATTGCCGAAGGTCGCCTGCAACAAGGTCTTTCTTCATTACTTGAAGTAAAAGAAGCCGAACGCAACTGGCAGGATGCCCAAAACCGCGATATTAACGCCCAATACAACCTAAAACTTGCCGAAATAGAACTTAAAAAGCTATCAGGGCAATTAGTGGGCAGTAACTAA